A window of Pseudodesulfovibrio hydrargyri contains these coding sequences:
- the coxB gene encoding cytochrome c oxidase subunit II, producing the protein MYPQIFTAAQGVDQAFLIILGFAVFILVAVTVTMLYFLWRYHYTRNPQPTDIKGSISLEILWTVLPTLIVLGLFWTGWTSFKAMRTIPEGAMTVAVEGRMWSWRFTYGNGRTSKELVIPVDTPVKLDLTTRDVIHSFYVPAMRVKWDLVPGMDTNAWIESDTVGDYDIFCAEYCGLKHADMITILRVVDQDDFDAWLNGKEEPAEEDLGMSLLEEFGCFDCHSMDLSADAAPSLLDLGSREETVILPDGTERKIKPDEAYIRQSVREPGAVLVKGWGDEMPPYGDELSDAQLGVMASYLLKGGQGKDKGAALADELGCLGCHTDDGTDDVGPTFLGLYGSERKGRTSDGKPYELKADDEYIRKAILEPSADVPEGYEDQMPAFDDLDEGSVDRLIGYIKSLAKKDGE; encoded by the coding sequence CCGTTTTCATCCTGGTGGCCGTGACCGTGACCATGCTCTACTTTCTGTGGCGCTACCACTACACGCGCAACCCGCAGCCCACGGACATCAAGGGATCCATCAGCCTGGAGATTCTCTGGACCGTCCTGCCCACGCTCATCGTGCTCGGCCTGTTCTGGACCGGCTGGACCTCGTTCAAGGCCATGCGCACCATCCCGGAAGGGGCCATGACCGTGGCCGTGGAAGGGCGCATGTGGTCCTGGCGGTTCACCTACGGCAACGGCAGGACCTCCAAGGAACTGGTCATCCCGGTGGACACCCCGGTCAAGCTGGACCTGACCACCCGCGACGTGATCCATTCCTTCTACGTCCCGGCCATGCGCGTGAAGTGGGACCTGGTTCCCGGCATGGACACCAACGCCTGGATAGAGTCCGACACCGTGGGCGACTATGACATTTTCTGCGCCGAGTACTGCGGGCTCAAGCACGCGGACATGATCACCATCCTGCGGGTGGTGGACCAGGACGACTTCGACGCCTGGCTGAACGGCAAGGAGGAGCCCGCCGAAGAGGATCTGGGCATGTCCCTGCTCGAGGAGTTCGGCTGCTTCGACTGCCACTCCATGGACCTTTCGGCCGATGCGGCCCCGAGCCTGCTCGACCTGGGCAGCCGCGAGGAGACCGTGATCCTGCCCGACGGCACGGAAAGGAAGATCAAGCCCGACGAGGCGTACATCCGCCAGTCCGTGCGCGAACCCGGCGCGGTCCTGGTCAAGGGCTGGGGCGACGAGATGCCGCCCTACGGCGACGAGCTGTCCGACGCCCAGCTGGGCGTCATGGCCTCCTATCTGCTCAAGGGCGGGCAGGGCAAGGACAAGGGAGCGGCCCTGGCCGACGAGCTCGGCTGCCTGGGCTGCCACACGGACGACGGCACGGACGACGTGGGCCCGACCTTCCTCGGCCTGTACGGCAGCGAGCGCAAGGGCAGGACCTCGGACGGCAAGCCCTACGAGCTCAAGGCGGACGACGAGTACATCCGCAAGGCCATTCTCGAACCGTCGGCCGACGTGCCCGAGGGATACGAGGACCAGATGCCCGCCTTTGACGACCTGGACGAGGGGTCGGTGGACCGGCTCATCGGCTACATCAAGTCCCTGGCGAAAAAGGACGGCGAATGA